The genomic region TGCGAGCTTTGCGCCTTTGCGCGAGGCATCTCCGACTCCGATTCACCTAACACTCAAACGGAGGACTTATGATTGTCGATGCCGACGGCCATAGCCACATTCCACCGGAAGTGTTTGACAAGTATCTCGACAAGGAATTTCATCGCAACCGACCGCGCTATGTCACCTTCGACGATGGGCGCGGCTACTACATCGTCGAGGGGCGGGTCATCGCCAAGCCCTTCGGCTGGGGGCCGGGCACGCCGGGGAGCATCGCTGGCACGGCGCGCACGCGGAAAGTCAAGGATTGGGATCTGAGCAACGTGCCGGGGCGGCTGGATGATCTCGATCTCGAAGGCATCGATCTGCAGGTCATCTATCCCAACGTGTTGATGTCGATCAACAGTTGGGAGCACGCCGGCCTCGCTGGCGCCTGCGCGCGGGCTTACAACGATTGGATGTCTGAGAAATGCGCCCAGGCCGGCGGCCGCCTGCGCTTCGCCGCCGTGGTCGCACTCCAAGATCCCAAGGCGGCGGCCGTCGAACTGAAGCGCGCCGTCACATCGCTTGGCGCCGTCGGTGTGATGGTCACCGGCACCATCGGCACGCGCACCCTCGACCATCCCGAGCTCTATCCGTTTTGGCAAGCCGTCGAGCAGCTCGACGTCGGCGTCGGCGTGCATACCGTCACCGGCATGTACCCGACGGTCGGTCAGGAACTGTTCGATCACTTCTGGGGCGCCAAGGCAGTGTCGATGCCGCTGACTTTAACGACGGCAATGGTATCGCTCGTGGGCGGCGGTGTCTGCGACCTGTTTCCAAACATTCGCTTCGGCCTGCTCGAAACCGGCTGCGGCTGGCTGCCCTACTGGGTCGAGAGGATGGACGAGATGCACGAGCGCGGCGAAAAAGATCCGCGCATGTACGACGGCATCCTCGAACGCAAACGACCCACGAGCCGCATCAAACCGAGCGAGCTATTCGCCGAGGGTCGCATGGTGGTTTCCTGCGAACCGGGTGAGATCATGCTGCCGGCGGTCATCAACGCCGTCGGCGACAACTGCATCATGTACGCCAGCGACTATCCGCACGGCGACAGCAAGTGGCCCGAGACAGTGTCACGCATCCGCGGCGCGGGATTGTCGGAGACAACCCAGAGAAAAATTCTCGGCGACAACGCGGCGCGGCTGTACCAGTTGCAGCAACCGCTTGGCCGAGCTGCGTCAATTCTGAGAGCGTGATGCGATACCAGAGTTTGCATCCTGAGCGCTAGCGAAGGATCTGCTTTCGTGCGGTCGCATAAAGCAGATTCTTCGCCTTCGGCTCAGAATGACGATGGTGACAAAACACACAAGCAACGACTATTGAGAAAGATCCTTCGGATGTGGTTCAAGATCTTTTTGTTGCTGCTCCTCTGTCTGGCCGCGCCACCCCGCATCCACGCCCAAACCGAAGCCGACTCGGAAGACTTTAACCGCAAAGAACGCAGAGAACGCAAAGTCCGGAGGGCAGGCACAAGGCCTGCCCCTACAAAACCCTTCGTGGTGACAACCTGGCTGCAATTTTCATGTTGCATGGGCGTGCGCAAGCACATGAACCACTCCGTGGTGAATATCCCCTCTCCGACTTTTTGCGTTCTTTGCGGTTAAATTCTCCGGGTTCCTAATCCGGGCGCGCAGCGCCTTTTGTGCCCCTTGTCTTTGTGCTTAATCAGTTTTCTTACGCCGCGTTCAAATGAAAAAACTTCACGGCGTTACCGGCGAGCATCGCATGCTTCTCATCCTCGGGGACGCCAGCAAACTGTTCTTGGACGAGCTTTAGCGAGTCCGGCCAGACGGTAACGATATGCGGAAAGTCCGTCGACCACATGACTTTGTCGACACCGACCATGTGGCGCAGCTGAATGCCGACTGGGTCGTCGAAGACGCCCCAGTGGGCGTGCTCGCGCAAATACTCGCTCGGCGGCCGTTTCAACTTCGGCAGGCCCAATAATCTTTCCGCCCAGTGACAGTTGACCTTATAGGTCTGGTCCATCTGCTGGTAGAAATAGGGAATCCAGCCGATGTTATTTTCCGCCCAAAAAATCTGCAGCTTGGGGAAACGATCGAACACACCGGTAAAGATCAATTGCGTCGCCTCCACCGCGCCGCAGTGATAAATCCCCTGGCGCGCCAGGCGCTGGAGAAAATCGAACGGCCGGTCTTCTCCCTGCGGGTCCTTGGGATATTTCATGAGATATACATCGCGCTCGTCGGTGCGGCGCGGAAACGACGTGTGAATCGTCACCGGCATGTCGAGATCGATGGCCGCCGCCCAAAAAATATCGTCTTCCGGCGTCGGAAAGCCCTTGCCACTCGGAAACGTGTGCAGCCGCACCGCCTTGCAGCCCTTTTCTTTGCAGCGCTTCATCTCGGCGACGTTTTCCTCAGCGCCGATGTCGGGCATCACGGCGGCGCCGACGAGGCGGTCGGGGTCGACGGCGCAGTACTCTTCAATAAAATAGTCGTTGAACGCCCGAATGATGCCCAAAAAGCAGTCGCGGTCTTTGATCTTGCTGTTGCGCGCCTCGGTGGCGAACAACAATTCGCCGTCGATGCCGTCTTGATCCTGCTCTTTCAGACGCTGCTCGGGTGAGCCGGCGCCGACCGAGGTCTCGAAATCTAAGCGAGTCGGGTTAAAATTCTCCGGCCCCTTGCCGGCAAATAAATTCGTCCCGCGATACTCCAGCGGCTGGCCCTCTTCGACGATGGCGTCCCGGCCATCGCCCAATTTGATGCGCCGCGGCGCGCGGTCGCGAAACTTCGCCGGCACGCGGTGCGTCCAGGTTTCCGGTAGACGTTCGAAGTGACTGTCTGCTGAGAAATAACGATACTTGCGGGCCATGTTAACAAAACCTCCTCAGATATTTGCCGCGCGCAAAGACGCAAAGCAGGCAAAGGGCAAAGTTATTTTCCGAACTCTGCGCGCTCCGCGCCTCCGCGCGAGCCGTTCCGAATCTAAACTAACGCACCAACATTTCCTTCATGATTTTTTCCATCGCCTTTGATACTTGATCGGTCTGCCGCGCCCCGCCGGATAGTTTGGCGATCTCGCTAAAGAGCGGCTCGACCGATGCGGCATGGGTCGTCGCAGCGAATATCGCGATCACGACTTGGACGCACACCCAGGTTAAAGCGGTTCCGAACCCCATCCGCGATCCCCAACCGTCCATCATCGACCGGATCCCCAATCACTTCATCGTGCAATGCGGATGATAATCCATCTTGCACTTGGCGCCGGCGCCGCGCATGGCCTTTTCGAACTCGGAGTGGATCATCGGCTCTTCGTCTTCATACTCGATCTGATCGCCGCCCTCTTTGACGCTTTTGTAAACGTAGGCTTTACCGCCCGCCTTCGGCTTGTCGCTGCCCCAGCCGATAGCGAGAAAAAACACCGGATCGGCGGCGCCGTTAAAATGTTGGTGGAACCACATTTCCGGCGGCACGAAGACACTGCCCGGCCCCCAGTCGATGCGTTCCATCTGATTGCCTTCTTTCCACATGAGCGAATAGCCGTGGCCGCGAATGATGAGAACGTGGATACCGGGGCCGTGACGATGGGCCTTCTTGTAGGCGCCGACGCCCCAGAGCGACACGTGCGATTTCATGGTGTTACCGACCATGCGAAAGACCGTGCTCTTGGCGCCGCCGCCGCGGTCGAAACCGCCGGAAAAAGTCTGGCAGACGCGCACGTCGGAGACAAAGTTGGTCGACCACTGCTGCGTGGCATTGGTCTGCTTAAAATAATTGTCTTCGCCGGTGAAACGGTCTTTGAAGACAAAGTCGTTATCAAAGACAAACTCGTGGTTATTGAACGTGTCGATGACCCGCGGCGCGGCGGTCATGGCGATGTAGCGCACCGCCTCTTGACCCGAGGCATTGTGGTGCTCATGCCAGGCATTCATCGGTATCGCAAAGTAGCTTCCCTCTTGCCATTCAAACGTCTGCTTGTGATTGGGATCGATCCACACCGAGGTCGCGCCGCGGCCTTTCAAGATGTACATGGTCTCTTCGAACAAATGGCGGTGCGCCGTGAAAGATTTGCCCGGAGGAATTTCCGCGACGTACGAATCGTTGAAGCCGCCGGTGCCGTCGAGATTCAAAAACGCCGCCGAGCCGCTGCCGCTCGATTTCCACGGCGCCAGCTCTAGATCGAAGACGCTTTTGACACCGAGGCCGCGGTAGGTCGGCAGGCCTTCGGACTCTTTCCAAGTTTCGTAGGGCGATTTATAGGCGAGTCGCTCTTTGACTTCCTCTTCTGCATTTGCCGGTGTAGCCATGATTTTTCCCTCCAGTTCTATTTCCAATTCGACCTTGTTGTCTCGCACGGCGTCATTGGATCCGATACTCGCCCCGCCTCGGGGGAAGGCCAGGATGGGGGAAAACACTTCGACGTGACCCCCACTCTAACTCTCCGCCGAAACGGGAAACAGAACCCGAATGTTCTTATCTCCCCAGGAATATCTCGTTAAACAACTTAATCTGTTTCCCCGAATCGCCTTCATACTTGATCACGTGCGGCGTCTTCTCGACCAATTCGGCGACCCGCTTCGAATCGGCGTCGACGCCCTTGCGGATCGGAATCTTGTCGATCTCGCGCAGCGATTTTTGCCCCTCGTCCGATAAATAGAAATCCACCAGCAGCCGTGCCGCGTTGGGGCGCGGCGCGTTCTTGGCAATCGCCACCGACGACACCGTCGCAAACGATGGATCCAGCGGTAGCCAGTCCACCGGTCCGTTGCGCTCGCGGATCTTCTCCAGCTTGGTCACTTGCATGAACGCGACGATGGGAAATTCACCGGCGCCGAGCAGCTGGGAAATTTTCGTGTAGCCGTTGTGCGCGATCAAATCCTGCTTGGCGAAGGCGCGCATGAACGCCAACGCCTTCTCCTCGCCGCGCAACTCGGTCATGCCGATCAACGGATTGTTGGTGCCGATGTGAAAGGCGATCTTGCCTTTGTATTCGGGCTTCAAATAGTCG from Deltaproteobacteria bacterium harbors:
- a CDS encoding amidohydrolase; amino-acid sequence: MARKYRYFSADSHFERLPETWTHRVPAKFRDRAPRRIKLGDGRDAIVEEGQPLEYRGTNLFAGKGPENFNPTRLDFETSVGAGSPEQRLKEQDQDGIDGELLFATEARNSKIKDRDCFLGIIRAFNDYFIEEYCAVDPDRLVGAAVMPDIGAEENVAEMKRCKEKGCKAVRLHTFPSGKGFPTPEDDIFWAAAIDLDMPVTIHTSFPRRTDERDVYLMKYPKDPQGEDRPFDFLQRLARQGIYHCGAVEATQLIFTGVFDRFPKLQIFWAENNIGWIPYFYQQMDQTYKVNCHWAERLLGLPKLKRPPSEYLREHAHWGVFDDPVGIQLRHMVGVDKVMWSTDFPHIVTVWPDSLKLVQEQFAGVPEDEKHAMLAGNAVKFFHLNAA
- a CDS encoding cupin domain-containing protein yields the protein MATPANAEEEVKERLAYKSPYETWKESEGLPTYRGLGVKSVFDLELAPWKSSGSGSAAFLNLDGTGGFNDSYVAEIPPGKSFTAHRHLFEETMYILKGRGATSVWIDPNHKQTFEWQEGSYFAIPMNAWHEHHNASGQEAVRYIAMTAAPRVIDTFNNHEFVFDNDFVFKDRFTGEDNYFKQTNATQQWSTNFVSDVRVCQTFSGGFDRGGGAKSTVFRMVGNTMKSHVSLWGVGAYKKAHRHGPGIHVLIIRGHGYSLMWKEGNQMERIDWGPGSVFVPPEMWFHQHFNGAADPVFFLAIGWGSDKPKAGGKAYVYKSVKEGGDQIEYEDEEPMIHSEFEKAMRGAGAKCKMDYHPHCTMK